The proteins below come from a single Miscanthus floridulus cultivar M001 chromosome 1, ASM1932011v1, whole genome shotgun sequence genomic window:
- the LOC136476412 gene encoding protein ECERIFERUM 26-like — MPSAAMTVAAGLATGPGSRVTRFAKSTAASVTPVRPGKTHALSPLDNAMERHTVHVLLYLRAAPGLDREQLKESLSEALSLYPAMTGRLTRGEGSEGAGAASADAAPAHRGWVVKCNDAGVRIVDARAAVTLDEWLATATGDEEMELLYYEPMGPEPYIWSPFYVQLTEFADKSYALGLSCTHIHNDPTAAALFFHAWAAAHRRTTSPYPPFLHAPALAVSPTSPPPPPPLLAEKASAPSPASTDAAAMSSATFHFPASAVRALLSSLEPGTTPFAALAALFWLRITGAADGERELTLALDFRKRMYAPLPLGYYGSSVHFTRARADLASGLPAVAAALDRHVAGVPEEELWRALEWLHVRRQQPQEGDAAAPFQMYGPELTCAALDHVLTYGAEFVAGVPPARVSCRVGGAAGEGLVLVLPAAEGGEARDVVVTLPAEATARICRDAEVLRHGAKVVFGAKAGKEE; from the exons ATGCCTTCGGCGGCGATGACGGTGGCGGCGGGGCTGGCGACGGGGCCGGGCAGCCGCGTGACGCGGTTCGCCAAGTCGACGGCGGCGTCGGTGACGCCCGTCAGGCCGGGCAAGACGCACGCGCTGTCGCCCCTGGACAACGCCATGGAGCGGCACACGGTGCACGTGCTGCTCTACCTCCGCGCCGCGCCGGGCCTGGACCGGGAGCAGCTCAAGGAGTCGCTCTCCGAGGCGCTGTCGCTCTACCCGGCCATGACCGGCCGGCTCACGCGCGGCGAAGGCAGCGAGGGGGCTGGGGCTGCCAGCGCGGACGCCGCGCCCGCGCACCGGGGGTGGGTCGTCAAGTGCAACGACGCCGGCGTGCGCATAGTGGATGCCAGGGCCGCCGTCACGCTCGACGAGTGGCTCGCCACGGCGACCGGCGACGAGGAGATGGAGCTCCTCTACTACGAGCCTATGGGGCCCGAGCCTTACATCTGGTCTCCGTTCTACGTCCAG CTGACGGAGTTCGCCGACAAGTCGTACGCGCTGGGGCTGAGCTGCACCCACATCCACAACGACCCCACCGCTGCCGCGCTCTTCTTCCACGCCTGGGCTGCCGCGCACCGCCGGACCACCAGTCCGTACCCGCCCTTCCTCCATGCGCCGGCGTTGGCGGTCTCCCCGACctcgccgcccccgcccccgcctctgCTCGCCGAGAAGGCCAGCGCCCCCTCCCCCGCCAGCACCGATGCCGCCGCCATGTCCTCCGCCACGTTCCACTTCCCGGCCTCCGCGGTGCGCGCGCTGCTCTCCTCCCTCGAGCCGGGCACCACCCCGTTCGCGGCGCTCGCCGCGCTCTTCTGGCTCCGGATCACCGGCGCCGCCGACGGGGAGCGGGAGCTCACGCTGGCGCTGGACTTCCGCAAGCGGATGTACGCGCCGCTGCCGTTGGGCTACTACGGCAGCTCCGTCCACttcacgcgcgcgcgcgccgacCTCGCGTCCGGGCTGCCCGCCGTGGCCGCGGCGCTGGACCGCCACGTCGCCGGCGTGCCCGAGGAGGAGCTGTGGCGCGCCCTGGAGTGGCTCCACGTGCGGCGGCAGCAGCCGCAGGAGGGCGACGCCGCCGCGCCGTTCCAGATGTACGGACCGGAGCTGACGTGCGCGGCGCTGGACCACGTGCTCACGTACGGCGCGGAGTTCGTGGCCGGGGTGCCCCCGGCGCGCGTGTCGTGCCGCGTGGGCGGGGCCGCCGGCGAGGGGCTGGTGCTCGTCCTGCCCGCGGCCGAGGGCGGCGAGGCGAGGGACGTGGTGGTGACGCTGCCCGCGGAGGCGACGGCCAGGATCTGCCGCGACGCCGAGGTGCTCCGGCACGGCGCCAAGGTGGTGTTCGGGGCGAAGGCCGGAAAGGAGGAGTAG
- the LOC136476392 gene encoding heat stress transcription factor A-2a-like, giving the protein MDPFRGIVKEEFDFDFDFTGASAGDAAAAASSSSWAVALPELPRPMEGLGEVGPTPFLTKTYDVVDDPNTDTVVSWGFAGNSFVVWEANAFATVILPRYFKHSNFSSFVRQLNTYGFRKVDPDRWEFANEGFQRGQRELLKTIKRRRPPSSPSACLEVGQFGLDGEVHRLQRDKGILLAEVVKLRQEQQATRAQMQAMEERITTAEQKQQRMTVFLARAMKNPSFIRMLVDRQGLGGRRRELEDALCKKRRRPIEYHLPRDGESSGTATEAAVSDYISGLPVGVNDVAEADDDEGRREGSGGGGEDTESFWVELLSLGLEENHREGGGGPGEEGSGADVDDDVDVLVQSIYHLNPNPGSPRGK; this is encoded by the exons ATGGATCCCTTCCGCGGCATCGTGAAGGAGGAGTTCGACTTCGACTTCGACTTCACCGGCGCGTCTGCcggggacgcggcggcggcggcgtcgtctTCTTCGTGGGCCGTCGCCTTGCCGGAGCTGCCCCGGCCGATGGAAGGACTCGGCGAGGTGGGCCCCACTCCGTTCCTGACCAAGACCTACGACGTCGTGGACGACCCCAACACCGACACCGTCGTCTCCTGGGGGTTCGCCGGCAACAGCTTCGTCGTCTGGGAGGCCAACGCCTTCGCCACGGTGATCCTCCCGCGCTACTTCAAGCACAGCAACTTCTCCAGCTTCGTCCGCCAGCTCAACACCTAC GGGTTTAGGAAGGTTGACCCGGACAGGTGGGAGTTCGCGAACGAGGGGTTCCAGCGTGGCCAGAGGGAGCTCCTGAAAACGATCAAGCGCCGGCGCCCGCCGTCGAGCCCGTCGGCGTGCCTGGAGGTGGGTCAGTTCGGGCTCGACGGCGAGGTGCACCGGCTGCAGCGCGACAAGGGGATCCTGCTCGCGGAGGTGGTGAAGCTGCGGCAGGAGCAGCAGGCGACGCGCGCGCAGATGCAGGCCATGGAGGAGCGCATCACCACGGCGGAGCAGAAGCAGCAGCGGATGACGGTGTTCCTGGCGCGCGCCATGAAGAACCCGAGCTTCATCCGGATGCTGGTCGACCGGCAGGGCCTTGGCGGCCGCCGCAGGGAGCTCGAGGACGCGCTCTGCAAGAAGCGCCGCCGCCCCATCGAGTACCACCTCCCGCGCGACGGCGAGAGCAGCGGCACCGCCACGGAGGCAGCGGTGAGCGACTACATTTCCGGCCTTCCGGTCGGCGTCAACGACGTCGCGGAGGCGGACGACGACGAGGGCCGGCGGgaggggagcggcggcggcggcgaggacacGGAGAGCTTCTGGGTGGAGTTGCTCAGTCTCGGCCTGGAGGAGAATCACCGGGAGGGCGGCGGCGGTCCCGGCGAGGAGGGGAGCGGAGCTGACGTGGACGACGACGTGGATGTGCTGGTGCAGAGCATCTACCACTTGAACCCCAACCCGGGCAGCCCCAGAGGCAAGTGA
- the LOC136476423 gene encoding protein LIFEGUARD 2-like — translation MYFRPPPKGPEWYAGDAETGQAARPLYPMMLEDPRLRWAFIRKVYSILSIQMLLTVAVAAIVVYVRPVARFFVSTPGGFGLYIFLIILPFIVLCPLYYYYQQHPVNLLLLGLFTIAISFAVGLTCAFTKGEVILESGILTAVVVLSLTAYTFWAAKRGHDFNFLGPFLFAAVMILMLFALIQLFFPLGRISLMIYGGLAALIFCGYIIYDTDNLIKRYSYDEYVWAAVALYLDVINLFLSLLTLFRAADS, via the exons ATGTACTTCCGGCCGCCGCCCAAGGGCCCGGAGTGGTACGCCGGCGATGCGGAGACGGGGCAGGCGGCGCGGCCGCTGTACCCAATGATGCTGGAGGACCCGCGCCTGCGGTGGGCCTTCATCCGGAAGGTCTATAGCATCCTGTCCATCCAGATGCTGctcaccgtcgccgtcgccgccatcgTCGTGTACGTCCGCCCCGTCGCGCGCTTCTTCGTCTCCACGCCCGGGGGATTTGGCCTCTACatcttcctcatcatcctcccgtTCATAG TGCTGTGCCctctgtactactactaccagcaGCACCCGGTGAACCTGCTGCTGCTGGGCCTCTTCACGATCGCCATTAGCTTCGCCGTCGGCCTCACCTGCGCCTTCACCAAAGGGGAGGTGATCCTGGAGTCGGGGATCCTGACGGCGGTGGTGGTGCTGAGCCTCACGGCGTACACCTTCTGGGCGGCGAAGCGAGGCCACGACTTCAACTTCCTGGGCCCGTTCCTGTTCGCCGCCGTCATGATCCTCATGCTGTTCGCGCTCATCCAGCTCTTCTTCCCGCTCGGCCGCATCTCGCTGATGATCTACGGCGGGCTGGCGGCGCTCATCTTCTGCGGTTACATCATCTAcgacaccgacaacctcatcaagCGCTACTCCTACGACGAGTACGTCTGGGCCGCCGTCGCGCTCTACCTCGACGTCATCaacctcttcctctccctcctcacGCTCTTCCGGGCGGCGGATTCGTGA
- the LOC136476402 gene encoding probable UDP-glucosyl transferase 73B6 produces MAAAVDTAAVAGAGGRLRVFFLPSFIRGHLIPQTDLACRVAAARPAEVEATMVVTPANAALIAPTVARAAAAGHAVRVLCYPFPDVGLGEGVECLTTAPAHDAWRLYRAMEIVQPSHESLLRDHHPDAIVADAPFWWTNEVAAELGVPRLTFHPVGIFALLAMNSLFTIRSDIIRTSSAAAGTLLSVPGLPGKEIAIPVSELPNFLVQDDHLSKGWEHVRACQIAGFGVIVNTFVDLEQPYCEEFRRVEARRAYFVGPLGQPSRSALHRGGDGNVDCLSWLSTKPSRSVVFVCFGSWADFSVTQTRELALGLEASDQPFLWVVRSHDCSDQWAPEGWEQRVASRGLVVHGWAPQLAVLAHPSVGAFVTHCGWNSVLEAASAGVPVLTWPLVFEQFINERLVTEVAAFGARVWDGGRRSERAEDAETVPAEAIARAVAGFMGGGEQRDRLKARAEELAERARAAASEDGLSWRDINRLIDDLLQARASGLAQGINAPLNQIAPQLSNF; encoded by the exons ATGGCCGCCGCAGTCGACACCGCGGCCGTGGCAGGTGCGGGCGGGAGGCTGAGGGTGTTCTTCCTGCCCTCCTTCATCCGGGGCCACCTCATCCCGCAGACTGACCTGGCGTGCCGCGTCGCCGCGGCAAGGCCCGCGGAGGTAGAGGCGACCATGGTCGTGACGCCGGCCAACGCGGCCCTCATCGCGCCCACAGTGGCGCGCGCCGCGGCCGCCGGCCACGCCGTGCGCGTGCTCTGCTACCCGTTCCCGGACGTCGGCCTCGGGGAGGGCGTCGAGTGCCTCACCACCGCCCCAGCGCACGACGCGTGGCGTCTGTACCGCGCAATGGAGATCGTGCAGCCGTCCCACGAGTCGCTGCTCCGGGACCACCACCCCGATGCCATCGTCGCCGACGCGCCGTTCTGGTGGACCAACGAGGTCGCCGCCGAGCTCGGGGTGCCGCGCCTCACGTTCCACCCTGTCGGCATCTTCGCGCTGCTCGCCATGAACAGCCTGTTCACCATACGGTCCGACATCATCCGGACCAGCTCCGCCGCCGCTGGGACGCTGCTGTCCGTGCCGGGCTTGCCCGGGAAGGAGATCGCGATCCCGGTGTCCGAGCTCCCGAACTTCTTGGTCCAGGACGACCACCTCTCCAAGGGGTGGGAGCACGTGAGGGCGTGCCAGATCGCTGGCTTCGGCGTCATCGTCAACACCTTCGTCGACCTAGAGCAGCCCTACTGCGAGGAGTTCAGACGCGTGGAGGCGCGCCGCGCTTACTTCGTCGGGCCCCTGGGACAGCCATCGCGCTCCGCCCTGcaccgcggcggcgacggcaacgTGGACTGCCTGAGCTGGTTGTCCACCAAACCGAGCCGGTCGGTAGTGTTCGTCTGCTTCGGGAGCTGGGCTGACTTCTCGGTGACTCAGACCAGAGAGCTCGCCCTGGGGCTCGAGGCGTCGGACCAGCCATTCCTGTGGGTTGTCCGCTCCCATGACTGCAGCGACCAGTGGGCACCGGAGGGCTGGGAGCAGCGCGTCGCCAGCCGTGGCTTGGTCGTCCACGGATGGGCCCCACAGCTGGCCGTGCTGGCTCACCCGTCGGTGGGCGCGTTCGTGACGCACTGCGGTTGGAACTCGGTCCTCGAAGCCGCGTCCGCGGGCGTGCCGGTGCTCACGTGGCCACTGGTGTTCGAGCAGTTCATCAACGAGCGGCTGGTCACCGAGGTGGCCGCGTTCGGCGCGCGCGTGTGGGACGGCGGCAGGCGCAGCGAGAGGGCCGAGGATGCGGAGACCGTGCCGGCGGAGGCGATCGCGCGGGCCGTGGCCGGCTTCATGGGAGGCGGAGAGCAGCGCGACAGGTTGAAGGCCAGGGCCGAGGAACTAGCGGAGCGAGCGCGCGCCGCTGCCAGTGAGGATGGGTTGTCCTGGCGTGACATAAACCGCCTCATCGATGATCTCCTGCAGGCGAGAGCCTCAGGGTTGGCACAAG GCATAAATGCACCCTTGAATCAGATTGCTCCTCAATTATCAAACTTTTGA